The following are from one region of the Deinococcota bacterium genome:
- a CDS encoding aldehyde dehydrogenase family protein, which yields MSVEAGVGIREGCYIGGAWVLPRSKSRIRVVNPARPDEVVADFPAATRQDALRAIAVAAEALRGWRDTPAPERGRVLWRAADIARRRLAEIARVMSLEEGKVLRESRGEVVKGISLLEYYAGEGYRVGGRTTPSEVRDTQTYTIRRPLGVVGLITPWNFPWAIPVWKMAPALVAGNTVVFKPASLTPGTAAIFMEILAEAGLPPGVANMVVGPGSEVGNAIVDDPRVKALSFTGSNGVGMALNERAAKRGVRVTCEMGGKNALIVMADADLEAAVNAIVGGAFGATGQRCTATSRVIVSPEVKEELLERLVAKAQALRLGPGLDEASDLAPAVDRGQFETDLRYIAAAKDEGARLVCGGKPRDISGGYFVEPTIFDGVGPEMRIFQEEVFGPVLAVSEARTFEEAVRAANGVDFGLAASIFTQDVTTAMRFIEEAEVGMVHVNEPTIGGEAQLPFGGSKATGVGPREMGEEGLNFFTELKTVFVNFSGSGDRALIR from the coding sequence ATGAGCGTAGAGGCTGGGGTCGGGATAAGGGAAGGCTGCTATATCGGCGGCGCGTGGGTTCTGCCGCGCTCAAAGAGCAGGATAAGGGTGGTCAACCCCGCCCGGCCGGACGAGGTGGTGGCGGACTTTCCGGCGGCGACGAGGCAGGATGCGCTTCGCGCCATAGCGGTCGCGGCGGAGGCCCTTCGGGGCTGGCGGGACACGCCCGCGCCCGAGCGCGGCCGGGTGCTGTGGCGGGCGGCTGACATCGCCCGCCGGCGCCTAGCCGAGATTGCCCGCGTCATGAGCTTGGAGGAGGGCAAGGTCCTGCGCGAGTCGCGCGGCGAGGTCGTCAAGGGCATCTCGCTGCTCGAGTACTACGCCGGCGAGGGTTACCGTGTGGGCGGCCGGACCACCCCCAGCGAGGTCAGGGACACCCAGACCTACACCATCCGCCGCCCCTTGGGCGTGGTCGGGCTCATCACCCCCTGGAACTTTCCCTGGGCGATTCCCGTCTGGAAGATGGCGCCGGCCCTGGTCGCGGGCAACACCGTCGTCTTCAAACCCGCCAGCCTGACGCCGGGCACGGCCGCGATCTTCATGGAGATCCTGGCGGAGGCGGGCTTGCCCCCGGGCGTCGCCAACATGGTGGTGGGCCCGGGCAGCGAGGTGGGCAACGCCATCGTCGACGACCCGCGGGTGAAGGCGCTGTCCTTTACGGGCTCGAACGGCGTGGGCATGGCCTTGAACGAGCGGGCGGCTAAGCGCGGCGTCCGCGTGACCTGCGAGATGGGCGGCAAGAATGCCCTTATCGTCATGGCCGACGCCGACCTGGAGGCGGCGGTGAACGCCATCGTCGGCGGTGCCTTTGGCGCGACGGGCCAGCGCTGCACGGCGACCTCGAGGGTCATCGTGTCGCCCGAAGTCAAGGAGGAACTTCTCGAGCGCCTCGTCGCCAAGGCCCAGGCCCTCCGGCTCGGCCCCGGCTTGGACGAGGCGAGCGACCTCGCGCCGGCGGTGGACAGGGGGCAGTTCGAGACGGACCTCCGCTACATCGCCGCCGCCAAGGACGAAGGCGCCAGGCTGGTCTGCGGCGGCAAGCCGAGGGACATAAGCGGCGGCTACTTCGTCGAGCCGACCATCTTCGACGGGGTGGGCCCCGAGATGCGCATCTTTCAGGAGGAGGTGTTCGGGCCGGTCCTGGCGGTCAGCGAGGCGCGCACCTTCGAGGAAGCCGTCCGCGCGGCCAACGGCGTCGACTTCGGCCTGGCCGCGTCGATCTTCACCCAGGACGTAACGACGGCGATGCGCTTTATCGAAGAGGCCGAGGTCGGCATGGTCCACGTCAACGAGCCGACCATCGGCGGCGAGGCGCAGTTGCCCTTCGGCGGCTCCAAGGCCACCGGCGTCGGCCCCAGGGAGATGGGCGAGGAGGGGCTCAACTTTTTTACCGAACTCAAGACGGTCTTCGTGAATTTTTCGGGCAGCGGCGACAGAGCGCTGATCCGCTAG
- a CDS encoding NAD(P)-dependent oxidoreductase, which translates to MEGSRLSLAQLSERFTELKPPMSKNEARVEADRCLYCYDAPCIKACPTSIDVPTFIRKIATGNVLGSATTILTANLMGASCSRVCPVEELCEGACVLGADHKPIEIGRLQRYAMDYIYERGTVPFTPAPKNGRRVAVVGAGPAGLSCAGELAKLGYEVTVFEKNGLPGGLSSYGIVVMREPLRVALEEVDFVKKLGVEVRTGVHIGRDIGADELLGGYDAVFIGAGMGRVPDMGIPGEDLDGVTEALSFIAETKLAEGEGLARLARLPIGRKVAVIGAGNTAVDAATIAKRLGAEGVQIVYRRTEREMTAYDFEYRFIKNEGVEFRFLTQPVEVVGENGRVTGLRCVQMKLGAPGPDGRPQPEPIPGSDYVLECDQVIKAIGQEKLTGLFAAFGLALGRGFVEVDPGTLQTSNPKVFAGGDCVRSVGAAMTVTAAEDGKVAAKGIHGWLGSRAALATD; encoded by the coding sequence ATGGAAGGAAGCCGCCTGAGCCTCGCCCAACTCAGCGAGCGCTTTACCGAGCTCAAGCCGCCCATGAGCAAGAACGAGGCGCGCGTCGAGGCCGACCGCTGCCTCTACTGCTATGACGCCCCCTGCATCAAGGCCTGTCCGACGAGCATCGACGTGCCCACCTTTATCAGGAAGATCGCCACCGGCAACGTGCTCGGCTCGGCCACCACCATCCTTACCGCCAACCTGATGGGCGCGAGCTGCTCGAGGGTCTGCCCCGTCGAGGAGCTCTGCGAGGGGGCCTGCGTCTTGGGCGCCGACCACAAGCCCATCGAGATCGGCCGCTTGCAGCGCTACGCGATGGACTATATCTACGAGCGGGGCACGGTGCCCTTTACGCCCGCGCCCAAGAACGGCCGCAGGGTCGCCGTCGTCGGCGCGGGGCCCGCCGGGCTCTCTTGCGCGGGCGAGCTCGCCAAGCTCGGCTACGAGGTGACCGTCTTCGAGAAGAACGGCCTGCCGGGCGGCCTCTCCAGCTACGGCATCGTGGTGATGCGCGAGCCCCTCCGCGTCGCCTTGGAGGAGGTGGACTTTGTTAAAAAGCTCGGGGTGGAGGTGAGGACGGGCGTCCACATCGGCAGGGACATCGGCGCGGACGAGCTCTTGGGCGGCTACGACGCCGTCTTTATCGGCGCGGGCATGGGCCGGGTGCCGGACATGGGCATCCCCGGCGAGGACTTGGACGGCGTCACCGAGGCGCTCTCCTTCATCGCCGAGACCAAGCTGGCGGAAGGGGAAGGCTTGGCGCGCCTCGCTAGGCTTCCCATCGGCCGCAAGGTGGCGGTGATCGGCGCCGGCAACACCGCCGTCGACGCCGCCACCATCGCCAAGCGCCTGGGGGCGGAGGGGGTGCAGATCGTCTACCGCCGCACCGAAAGGGAGATGACCGCCTACGACTTCGAGTACCGCTTCATCAAGAACGAAGGCGTCGAGTTTCGCTTTCTGACCCAGCCGGTCGAGGTCGTCGGCGAGAACGGGCGGGTAACGGGGCTCAGGTGCGTGCAGATGAAGCTCGGCGCACCCGGCCCCGATGGGCGGCCCCAGCCCGAGCCCATTCCCGGCAGCGACTACGTCTTGGAGTGCGACCAGGTGATCAAGGCCATCGGTCAGGAGAAGCTCACGGGCCTCTTCGCGGCTTTTGGCCTGGCGTTGGGGCGCGGCTTCGTCGAGGTGGACCCAGGGACGCTGCAGACGTCCAACCCCAAGGTCTTCGCGGGCGGCGACTGCGTGCGCTCGGTCGGCGCGGCGATGACGGTGACGGCGGCCGAGGACGGCAAGGTGGCGGCCAAGGGCATTCACGGCTGGCTGGGGTCGCGGGCGGCACTGGCCACGGACTAA
- a CDS encoding DUF2207 domain-containing protein — MRRFFLALLLLSNLAFAQSYRLERVEQDVFLQADGSARVLDMQAFRFDGDFRGSRYGLEVEPAPGGTVRFEGVEALDGRPVRWRVSGNEIEWEVDALNETRSFRLGYVLSREVEVAEDAAQFDRFVLDPEHEHIDHYLLRIHPPAPSPEGFRVFVFTGQGRIGTLDFADDMSVATVSLSPVGEGEFVRARVIVDAANFSVRTQEGRWLEPWLAEAREETRGFREESQRQLEDEGRVTSPPPSSLWLVLVWGAVAGLGLWLLLAYRDFGREPEIADVGPYYREPAEEIPPAAVPFVITQSDPGLQAASPAIAATLLDFARRGYLEIETQDSPGFLGLGRSQTVYYRLAREPEGLTPFEAELWKAFRGAAQGSTAGSLGGLFQLAGGRASGPNSDPAVFDAADLRRYFESRPSFGRGWIQAPRRWYEAGHGKLLDPSSGRRAAPIISLSFVMAALFGFAAFSLFALHPGFGLHLVLAAALCIFMGLTAGFSLKRWTPDKLLNARRWEAYRRFLADFSMMREAPAEHYQLWDYHFVYATALGVSKEYLRNLQELMKLEPDKFTAPLWLAGGRGVAMNQISSLGTLDSLSRSLNTLSQIETNLGNLNQALSPQAKTGGGFGGSSSGGGSRGGGFSGGPRGGGGGRGMR; from the coding sequence ATGCGCAGGTTCTTCCTTGCCCTCTTGCTGCTCTCCAACCTCGCCTTCGCCCAGAGCTACCGGCTCGAGCGCGTCGAGCAGGACGTTTTCCTGCAAGCGGACGGCAGCGCGCGTGTTCTAGACATGCAGGCGTTTCGCTTCGACGGCGACTTTCGAGGCAGTCGCTACGGGCTCGAGGTCGAGCCGGCGCCGGGCGGCACCGTGCGCTTCGAGGGCGTCGAGGCGCTGGACGGCAGACCCGTTCGGTGGCGGGTCAGCGGCAACGAGATCGAATGGGAGGTCGACGCCTTAAACGAGACCCGCAGCTTCCGCCTGGGCTACGTGCTCAGCCGCGAGGTCGAGGTGGCCGAGGACGCCGCCCAGTTCGACCGCTTCGTGCTCGACCCCGAACACGAGCACATCGACCACTACCTGCTCCGCATCCACCCGCCCGCGCCGAGCCCTGAGGGTTTCAGGGTCTTCGTCTTTACCGGCCAGGGCCGCATCGGCACGCTTGACTTCGCCGACGACATGAGCGTCGCCACCGTCAGCCTGTCCCCCGTCGGCGAGGGCGAGTTCGTGCGCGCCCGGGTGATCGTGGACGCGGCCAACTTCAGCGTCCGGACGCAAGAGGGACGGTGGCTCGAGCCCTGGCTGGCCGAGGCCAGAGAGGAGACGCGCGGCTTCAGGGAGGAGTCGCAGCGGCAGCTCGAGGACGAAGGTCGCGTCACCTCTCCCCCGCCCTCGAGCCTGTGGCTCGTCCTGGTCTGGGGCGCGGTGGCCGGCCTGGGCCTCTGGCTCCTTCTCGCCTACCGCGACTTCGGCCGCGAGCCCGAGATAGCGGATGTCGGCCCCTACTACCGCGAGCCCGCCGAGGAGATTCCCCCGGCCGCCGTGCCCTTCGTGATCACCCAGAGCGACCCCGGCCTGCAGGCGGCGAGCCCGGCCATCGCCGCGACGCTGCTGGACTTCGCGCGGCGCGGCTACTTGGAGATCGAGACCCAAGACAGCCCCGGCTTTTTGGGCCTGGGCCGCTCGCAGACCGTCTACTACCGTCTGGCGCGCGAGCCCGAGGGCTTGACACCCTTTGAGGCGGAGCTGTGGAAGGCCTTTCGCGGTGCGGCGCAGGGCTCGACCGCCGGGTCGCTGGGCGGCCTGTTCCAACTCGCCGGCGGCAGAGCGTCCGGGCCCAACAGCGACCCGGCGGTCTTCGACGCCGCCGACCTGCGCCGCTACTTCGAGTCGCGGCCGAGCTTTGGGCGGGGCTGGATCCAGGCGCCGCGGCGCTGGTACGAGGCTGGCCACGGCAAGCTCCTCGACCCCAGCAGCGGCCGGCGCGCCGCGCCTATCATCAGCCTCTCTTTCGTGATGGCGGCGCTCTTTGGCTTCGCGGCCTTTTCCCTCTTCGCGCTTCACCCCGGCTTCGGCCTGCACCTCGTCCTGGCCGCGGCGCTCTGTATCTTCATGGGCCTCACCGCCGGCTTCAGCCTGAAGCGCTGGACGCCCGACAAGCTCTTAAACGCCCGGCGCTGGGAGGCCTATCGCCGCTTTCTCGCGGATTTTTCAATGATGCGCGAGGCGCCCGCCGAGCACTACCAGCTCTGGGACTACCACTTCGTCTACGCCACCGCCCTGGGCGTCAGCAAAGAGTACCTGCGCAACCTGCAAGAGCTGATGAAGCTCGAGCCCGACAAGTTCACGGCGCCGCTGTGGTTGGCCGGGGGCCGGGGCGTGGCCATGAACCAGATCAGCAGCCTTGGCACCCTGGACAGCCTGAGCCGCAGCCTCAACACCCTCTCGCAGATCGAAACCAACCTGGGCAACTTGAACCAGGCCCTCTCGCCTCAGGCCAAGACCGGCGGCGGCTTCGGCGGCTCGAGCAGCGGGGGCGGTTCTCGGGGCGGCGGCTTCAGCGGCGGTCCCCGGGGCGGCGGCGGCGGCCGCGGCATGCGCTGA
- a CDS encoding ABC transporter ATP-binding protein, protein MALTAASPEGPESAAPIVEVRDLVKRYPKRKKEALKAVDGVSFTVRRGEILGLLGPNGAGKTTTIKLVCGLLQADAGSVLVNGYDTRRERLKALRHISAVLEGNRNLYWRLTVRENLEYFAGNRGRSRREAKEQIDGLLEGFRLQDKAGELVNNLSRGMQQKLAVAVAMLAGTEVVLLDEPTLGLDVETGYEVRELLRQIALEGRTVIVSTHDMPVVQDLCERAVIISAGRVVVDDKVSNLLRLFETRAYEIRLGRPLGAEQRRLLALRFPACSGHDFTLDLLLKVTLEQDTDIYALMDILRRNHTPVESIDRTSINFEAVFRQLVRGDNRVLS, encoded by the coding sequence GTGGCGCTTACTGCTGCAAGCCCAGAAGGTCCGGAGAGCGCGGCGCCCATCGTCGAGGTCAGGGATCTCGTCAAGCGCTATCCCAAGCGCAAAAAGGAAGCCCTGAAGGCCGTAGACGGCGTCTCCTTCACGGTGCGGCGCGGCGAGATCCTGGGGCTTTTGGGGCCGAACGGCGCGGGCAAGACCACCACCATCAAGCTGGTCTGCGGTCTCCTGCAAGCCGATGCGGGCAGCGTCTTGGTGAACGGCTACGACACCCGGCGCGAGCGCCTAAAGGCCCTGCGCCACATCAGCGCCGTCTTGGAGGGCAACCGCAACCTCTACTGGCGGCTCACGGTGCGGGAAAACCTCGAGTACTTCGCGGGCAACCGGGGCAGGTCGCGGCGCGAGGCGAAGGAGCAGATCGACGGCCTGCTGGAGGGGTTTCGCCTGCAGGACAAGGCGGGCGAGCTCGTCAACAACCTCAGCCGCGGTATGCAGCAGAAGCTCGCCGTCGCCGTGGCCATGCTCGCCGGGACCGAGGTCGTCCTGCTCGACGAGCCCACCCTGGGCCTCGACGTGGAGACGGGCTACGAGGTCCGCGAGCTCCTCCGTCAGATCGCCTTGGAGGGCCGCACCGTCATCGTCAGCACCCACGACATGCCCGTCGTCCAAGACCTCTGCGAGCGCGCCGTCATCATCAGCGCCGGGCGGGTGGTGGTGGACGACAAGGTCAGCAACCTCCTGCGCCTCTTCGAGACGCGCGCCTACGAGATCCGCCTGGGCCGGCCGCTCGGCGCGGAGCAGCGGCGGCTCCTGGCGCTCCGCTTTCCGGCCTGTAGCGGCCATGACTTCACGCTCGACCTCCTGCTCAAGGTGACCCTCGAGCAGGACACCGACATCTACGCGCTCATGGACATCCTGCGCCGCAATCATACCCCGGTGGAGAGCATCGACCGCACCAGCATCAACTTCGAGGCCGTCTTCCGCCAGCTCGTCAGGGGGGACAACCGTGTCCTTTCCTAA
- a CDS encoding DUF29 domain-containing protein, with translation MSRATLAKITADLYEQDFNLWLKRQAELLHEGHFEELDLENLIEEVQDIGKRDKREVKNRLIVLLTHLLKHQYQPNKRTRSWLDTIDEQRSQLGYIFEDSPSLKAHYAPAILDTCYEAASNKAKRQTGLPVTTFPASCPYSLEQALDPDFLPEG, from the coding sequence ATGAGCAGGGCGACCTTAGCTAAAATAACAGCTGACCTTTACGAGCAGGACTTTAACTTATGGCTCAAGCGACAAGCCGAGCTCTTGCACGAAGGACATTTTGAAGAGCTTGACCTTGAAAACCTGATCGAGGAGGTTCAAGACATCGGCAAGCGTGACAAGCGTGAAGTCAAGAATCGCCTCATCGTGCTTTTGACCCATCTGCTCAAACACCAGTACCAGCCCAATAAGCGGACGCGCAGCTGGCTCGACACCATCGACGAGCAGCGGAGTCAACTCGGCTATATCTTTGAAGACAGTCCAAGTCTCAAGGCGCACTATGCACCTGCCATTCTCGACACGTGTTACGAAGCGGCGAGCAACAAAGCGAAAAGGCAGACGGGCTTGCCGGTCACCACCTTTCCCGCGAGCTGCCCCTACAGCCTCGAGCAGGCCCTCGACCCGGACTTCTTGCCGGAAGGATAA
- a CDS encoding Cof-type HAD-IIB family hydrolase codes for MLLAFDLDKTVVTSDYRLPDRVRRSIAAAREAGHAVTVLTGRSEASAREFLDLLAVSGPYSTNHGARVVGKDGELLRQSVLEAGTVQDLLRRYGHIPGLESSCSAHNKLFVRDPADERWKWAHTLEHELVALGSYRDEPADKFVFACEDGVSEMHRELLGSLPGLTYYLWEDRYLEITAADADKGSALALIAAALGYDRGETVAFGDGVNDVSMIAWAGRGVAVGFAHEDVLALADEHIREPEAYGVAEWIEENLLEVAAGPSRG; via the coding sequence ATGCTGCTCGCCTTCGACCTCGACAAGACCGTCGTCACCTCCGACTACCGCCTGCCCGACCGGGTCAGGCGCAGCATCGCCGCCGCGCGCGAGGCGGGCCACGCCGTCACCGTCCTGACCGGCCGCAGCGAGGCCTCGGCTAGAGAGTTCCTGGACCTCCTGGCGGTCAGCGGCCCCTACAGCACCAACCACGGCGCGCGCGTCGTCGGCAAGGACGGCGAGCTCCTGCGCCAGAGCGTGCTCGAGGCCGGCACCGTGCAGGACCTGCTGCGGCGCTACGGCCACATCCCCGGCCTCGAGTCGTCCTGCTCGGCGCACAACAAGCTCTTCGTGCGCGACCCCGCCGACGAGCGCTGGAAGTGGGCGCACACCCTGGAGCACGAGCTCGTCGCCTTGGGGAGCTACCGTGACGAGCCCGCCGACAAGTTCGTCTTCGCCTGCGAGGACGGCGTGAGCGAGATGCACCGCGAGCTCTTAGGCAGCCTGCCGGGCCTCACCTATTACCTGTGGGAGGACAGGTACCTGGAGATCACCGCCGCCGACGCCGACAAGGGCTCGGCCCTGGCGCTCATCGCGGCGGCGCTCGGCTACGACAGGGGCGAGACGGTGGCCTTTGGCGACGGCGTCAACGACGTGAGCATGATCGCATGGGCGGGGCGCGGTGTGGCGGTGGGCTTCGCCCACGAAGACGTGCTCGCCCTGGCCGACGAGCACATCCGCGAGCCCGAGGCTTACGGCGTGGCCGAGTGGATAGAGGAAAACCTGCTCGAGGTGGCGGCAGGACCGAGTCGCGGCTAA
- a CDS encoding TetR/AcrR family transcriptional regulator, protein MILPRNGEATQGRLMDAALDLYAQRGYAGTCLDAILTSASSSKGAFYHHFDSKEALTAQAVTVHWNYVVELLQRAWQGKPDSDNKLTALLLELKSAYYSRSGGCPLGLLGFESRSLPPQVQEALTRGLERWTVALAAMLRELGIESRKQARDLAQQLFVVFEGGILIERMSGLSTALELGLAGWQKDVQDALEGVGESRAA, encoded by the coding sequence ATGATCTTGCCGCGCAACGGCGAAGCCACCCAAGGACGGCTCATGGACGCCGCCCTGGACCTCTACGCCCAGCGCGGTTACGCCGGCACCTGCCTGGACGCCATCCTCACTTCCGCCTCCTCGTCCAAGGGCGCCTTCTACCACCACTTCGACTCCAAGGAGGCGCTCACCGCGCAGGCCGTCACGGTTCACTGGAACTACGTCGTGGAGCTCTTGCAGAGGGCCTGGCAAGGCAAGCCGGACAGCGACAACAAGCTCACCGCCCTGCTCCTAGAACTCAAAAGCGCCTACTACAGCCGCTCCGGCGGCTGCCCGTTGGGGCTCCTCGGCTTCGAGTCGCGCAGCCTGCCGCCGCAGGTGCAAGAGGCGCTCACCCGCGGCCTCGAGCGCTGGACGGTCGCTCTCGCCGCCATGCTGCGCGAGCTCGGCATCGAGAGCCGCAAGCAGGCCCGCGACCTCGCCCAGCAGCTCTTCGTCGTGTTCGAGGGCGGCATCCTGATCGAGCGCATGAGCGGCCTCTCGACCGCCCTCGAGCTGGGCCTGGCCGGTTGGCAAAAGGACGTGCAAGACGCGCTCGAGGGCGTAGGCGAGAGCCGGGCCGCCTAG
- a CDS encoding Gfo/Idh/MocA family oxidoreductase, translated as MSDVTKQEPGSAGTETVRVGIIGSGNISGAYLKACRLFKILEIAAISDLVPARAEAKAAEHGVPRAVTVESMLADSDIDIVVNLTVPSAHASVSMAALEAGKAVYSEKPLAITRADGARLLALAQERGLRLGCAPDTFLGGGLQTCRKLIDEGAIGRPLAATAFMMSRGPESWHPDPAFFYGLGAGPMFDMGPYYLTALVHLLGPVARVTGSAVISLKERTVSSAPLAGTVIRPETPTHVTGLLDFASGAVATLITSFDVVASELPRLEVYGSEGSLSVPDPNTFGGPVRLRRAGEKAWRELPLSHSYTENSRGIGVADMAHAMRSSRPQRAGGELAYHVLDAMQSVLEAAEGRTFIELTSRCERPAPLVAELPVGVLDG; from the coding sequence GTGAGCGACGTGACGAAGCAAGAGCCAGGATCGGCAGGGACCGAGACGGTCAGGGTCGGCATCATCGGCAGCGGCAACATCAGCGGGGCCTATCTCAAGGCCTGCCGGCTCTTTAAGATCTTGGAGATCGCCGCCATCAGCGACCTCGTCCCCGCGCGGGCCGAGGCCAAGGCCGCCGAGCACGGGGTGCCCAGGGCCGTCACGGTAGAGAGCATGCTGGCCGACTCGGACATCGACATCGTCGTCAACCTGACCGTGCCCAGTGCCCACGCCAGCGTGAGCATGGCCGCGCTCGAGGCCGGCAAGGCGGTCTACAGCGAGAAGCCGCTGGCGATCACGCGGGCGGACGGCGCGAGGCTCCTGGCGCTGGCGCAGGAGAGGGGTCTGAGGCTCGGCTGCGCACCCGACACCTTTTTGGGCGGCGGCCTGCAGACCTGCCGCAAGCTGATCGACGAGGGAGCGATCGGCCGGCCCCTGGCCGCGACCGCCTTTATGATGTCGCGCGGCCCGGAGTCCTGGCACCCCGACCCCGCCTTTTTCTACGGGCTGGGCGCCGGGCCGATGTTTGACATGGGGCCCTACTACCTGACCGCGCTCGTCCACCTCCTGGGGCCGGTCGCGCGCGTGACGGGCTCGGCGGTGATCAGCCTGAAGGAGCGGACCGTCAGCTCGGCGCCGCTGGCGGGCACGGTCATCCGGCCCGAGACGCCGACGCACGTCACCGGCCTCTTGGACTTCGCATCGGGGGCGGTGGCGACGCTCATCACCTCCTTCGACGTGGTCGCCTCGGAGCTGCCCCGCCTCGAGGTCTACGGCAGCGAAGGCAGCCTGAGCGTGCCCGATCCCAACACCTTCGGCGGGCCCGTGCGCCTGCGGAGAGCGGGCGAGAAGGCCTGGCGCGAACTCCCTCTCAGCCACTCCTACACCGAGAACAGCCGCGGCATCGGCGTGGCCGACATGGCCCACGCCATGCGTTCTAGCCGGCCGCAGCGGGCGGGCGGCGAGTTGGCCTATCACGTATTGGACGCCATGCAGTCGGTCTTGGAGGCGGCCGAGGGGCGGACGTTCATCGAGCTGACGAGCCGCTGCGAGCGGCCGGCGCCCCTCGTCGCCGAACTGCCGGTGGGCGTTCTCGACGGTTAG
- a CDS encoding DUF29 domain-containing protein, which yields MTKATLPKLETGLYDEDFALWLEQQVTLLREGRFDNLDMDNLLEEVEAIGRSDKREVQNRLIVLLAHLLKYQFQANRRSRSWQATIGEQRRQLELIFKDSPSLLKQHAPAVLAESYGYARRQAQDETGLAPETFPEACPYTLEQLLDEDFLAEAQALAAKEGEAKP from the coding sequence ATGACTAAGGCAACCCTTCCCAAGCTTGAAACCGGTCTCTACGACGAGGACTTCGCGCTGTGGCTCGAGCAGCAGGTCACGCTCTTGCGCGAGGGGCGCTTCGACAATTTGGACATGGACAACTTGCTCGAGGAGGTCGAGGCCATAGGGCGCAGCGACAAACGCGAGGTGCAAAATCGGCTCATCGTGCTCCTGGCTCACCTGCTCAAGTACCAATTTCAGGCCAATCGACGTTCACGTAGCTGGCAAGCAACGATTGGTGAACAGCGCCGGCAGCTCGAGCTGATATTCAAAGACAGTCCAAGCTTATTGAAACAGCACGCTCCCGCTGTCCTGGCCGAGAGCTATGGCTACGCGAGACGCCAAGCTCAGGACGAAACAGGGCTTGCGCCCGAGACCTTTCCTGAAGCCTGCCCTTACACCCTCGAGCAACTCCTAGACGAGGACTTCCTAGCGGAGGCACAAGCCCTGGCGGCAAAGGAAGGTGAGGCGAAGCCATGA